A window of the Hypomesus transpacificus isolate Combined female chromosome 22, fHypTra1, whole genome shotgun sequence genome harbors these coding sequences:
- the fip1l1b gene encoding pre-mRNA 3'-end-processing factor FIP1 — translation MSAEEQEADKTATAEASGGDEEEEWLYGDEGENKEEDEEAKLNAAVSAPADAPPPMSEESPTTGNGVDPQPEKTGEDVEPAGDEDSESDSDDDDDDVRVTIGDIKTGAPQYTTYGATPVNLNIKTAGSRPYGQVGTKLKGVDLEAAGSINGVPVLEVEMESFEEKPWRKPGADLSDYFNYGFNEDTWKAYCEKQKRLRMGLEVLTVGSVTSKITVQQGRTGNDKEASLPVHTSKPDYPAPTNLYKSMNMNMNVNMNMNTTRFSPPQWNGPPPTDMSYYTKPSGTIDVIGGQTATISRVEGRRRHNLEGNNIQVISEHSSSEAEPAPAKMPPFFPPGALPPNIPPPPFLPPPPNVSTAPPLIPPPRLPITVPPPGFPPPPGGPPPSLIPTLDSGHPGVYDGRPVPPYPFPTGPYPPPMPGAVAPWPPMMDQSKQWDYYPRREEKREKERERERPRERPHERERETREHSPSAIVYNSDEERYRYRDYAERGYGGERHRERASREKEDRHRDRRHREKEEGRHKSSRSSSSRRRHDSEEGDGHRRHKHKKSKRSKEGKDPSEELSADQENQDAME, via the exons ATGTCTGCGGAGGAACAAGAAGCGGACAAAACAGCTACTGCGGAGGCGAGTGGtggagatgaagaggaagaatGGCTTTACGGAG ATGAAGGTGAGAACAAGGAAGAGGACGAGGAAGCCAAGCTGAATGCTGCAGTGAG TGCACCTGCAGATGCACCCCCTCCTATGTCAGAGGAGTCCCCCACCACAGGGAATGGAGTAGACCCACAG ccgGAGAAGACGGGGGAAGACGTCGAGCCCGCCGGGGACGAGGACAGCGAAAGTGACAGCgatgatgacgacgatgacGTCCGCGTCACCATCGGTGACATCAAGACGGGCGCGCCACAATACAC AACCTATGGTGCAACGCCTGTCAATCTGAACATCAAGACTGCTGGGAGCCGACCTTATGGACAAG TGGGCACAAAGCTGAAGGGGGTGGACTTGGAGGCTGCAGGCAGCATCAACGGAGTCCCCGtgctggaggtggagatggagagcttCGAGGAGAAGCCCTGGAGgaagccag GAGCGGACCTGTCGGACTACTTTAATTATGGCTTCAACGAGGACACGTGGAAGGCGTACTGCGAGAAGCAGAAAAGGCTGCGCATGGGGCTGGAGGTCCTCACCGTCGGCTCGGTAACCAGTAAAATCACC GTGCAGCAGGGCAGGACCGGCAATGACAAGGAGGCCAGTCTGCCCGTCCACACATCCAAGCCAGACTACCCAGCACCGACCAACCTGTACAAGAGCATGAACATGAACATGAATGTTAACATGAACATGAACACCACCAG gTTCTCCCCCCCTCAGTGGAATGGCCCACCCCCCACGGACATGTCATACTATAC AAAGCCGAGCGGGACAATCGATGTGATTGGCGGGCAGACGGCCACCATCAGCAGAGTGGAGGGCCGGCGCAGGCACAACCTGGAGGGCAACaacatccag GTGATATCAGAACATTCCTCGTCGGAGGCTGAGCCCGCCCCGGCCAAGATGCCCCCCTTCTTCCCACCCGGGGCTCTGCCCCCCAACATCCCTccgccccccttcctcccccctccgcccAACGTCAGCACGGcgccccccctcatccccccgcCAA GGTTACCCATCACTGTCCCCCCACCTG gtttcccccctcctcctggcggcccccctccatctctcatccccACCTTGGACAG tggaCATCCTGGAGTCTATGATGGGCGTCCTGTCCCGCCGTACCCCTTCCCCACAG gtCCGTACCCTCCCCCCATGCCCGGCGCCGTGGCCCCTTGGCCCCCCATGATGGACCAGTCGAAGCAGTGGGACTACTACCCCCGccgtgaggagaagagagagaaggagcgcgagagagagagacccagggaACGGCCgcacgagagggagagagagacccggGAGCACAGTCCCTCGGCCATCGTCTACAACAG CGACGAGGAGCGGTACCGCTACCGCGACTACGCGGAGCGTGGCTACGGCGGGGAGCGCCATAGGGAGAGGGCGAGCCGCGAGAAGGAGGACCGACACCGGGACAGACgccacagagagaaggaggagggacgcCACAAGTCCTCGCGCAG cagcagcagcaggaggcgACACGACAGTGAGGAGGGCGACGGCCACCGGAGACACAAGCACAAGAAGAGCAAGAGGAGCAAGGAAGGCAAAGACCCCAGCGAAGAGCTGTCGGCCGACCAGGAGAACCAGGACGCCATGGAGTGA
- the LOC124484521 gene encoding uncharacterized protein LOC124484521, with translation MLVLCVAAVLGLLSAGQAAPLTCEALVKPLENTSLEMLLGKWMLIGDSSTVPGANTAGKMLLHNVWVEVTPTSDSNTVTSVQIQKILNRCQSIRINITLENNALQIVKPLRMTGVVLNTDCPDCIVIHSKYNLAGQTLQGLMVMSKRREVTSDELDSFKKQVECLSLPPPLILGSLSDLCPHPDSPTDGQLTADITEAFEGEQRQEIFKLLDKIMSIPGGMVGFMERITSSLRQNS, from the exons ATGCTAGTCCTGTGTGTTGCTGCGGTTCTAGGTCTTCTCTCAGCAGGTCAAGCTGCTCCTCTGACCTGTGAGGCCCTGGTGAAACCTCTAGAGAACACCAGCTTGGAGATG CTGCTGGGAAAGTGGATGCTTATCGGGGATAGCTCTACTGTCCCAGGGGCAAACACTGCGGGCAAGATGCTGCTTCACAACGTATGGGTAGAAGTCACACCCACATCTGATAGCAACACAGTTACCTCAGTGCAGATCCAGAAGAT CCTTAACCGGTGCCAAAGTATCCGCATAAACATCACCTTAGAAAACAATGCTTTACAAATAG tgAAGCCTCTAAGGATGACTGGGGTCGTACTGAACACCGACTGTCCTGACTGTATTGTCATCCATTCAAAGTATAACTTGGCAGGACAGACCCTCCAGGGTCTCATGGTCATGA GTAAGAGACGAGAGGTTACGTCTGATGAACTGGACAGCTTTAAGAAGCAAGTGGAATGTCTCAGTCTTCCTCCACCACTGATACTCGGATCTCTAAGTG ATCTTTGCCCTCATCCAGATTCTCCAACTGACGGGCAACTGACTGCAGACATTACAGAGGCCTTTGAAGGTGAACAGAGACAAGAAATATTCAAGCTGCTGGATAAAATCATGAGTATTCCAGGGGGTATGGTTGGATTTATGGAGAGAATTACCTCAAGTCTGCGCCAAAACAGCTAG
- the LOC124484651 gene encoding uncharacterized protein LOC124484651: MLVLCVAAVLGLLSAGQAAPLTCEALVKPLENTNLEMLLGKWMVIGETSQVPGSRTLGKLLFSSGCIEFTATSDSNRVIHTQIYNTLGVCYSVRFNMTLQDNAMNIAPLDCVLVLLKTDCPDCLLIQSSCKVAGETFLGLELFSRRRGVTSAELDNFKKQAECLSLHRPLVLSPQNKLCPHPDFPTDKTTSDLSDFLDNDDVDEELTTMVETHMKRFFNLARFLENAYYNIFPDSKK, encoded by the exons ATGCTAGTCCTGTGTGTTGCTGCGGTTCTAGGTCTTCTCTCAGCAGGTCAAGCTGCTCCTCTGACCTGTGAGGCCCTGGTGAAACCTCTAGAGAACACCAACTTGGAGATG ctGCTGGGGAAGTGGATGGTGATAGGGGAAACCTCTCAGGTGCCAGGGTCCAGGACACTGGGCAAGCTGCTGTTTAGCAGCGGCTGCATAGAATTCACTGCCACCTCTGACAGCAACAGagtcatccacacacaaatCTATAATAC CCTTGgtgtgtgctacagtgttcgCTTCAACATGACCTTGCAAGACAATGCTATGAATATTG CACCTTTGGATTGTGTTCTTGTCCTCCTGAAGACTGACTGCCCAGACTGTCTCCTCATCCAATCATCTTGTAAAGTGGCGGGAGAAACCTTCCTGGGTCTTGAGTTATTCA GTAGGAGACGAGGGGTGACCTCTGCTGAACTGGACAACTTTAAAAAGCAAGCAGAATGTCTCAGTCTTCATCGACCGCTGGTCCTCAGTCCTCAAAATA AGCTCTGCCCTCATCCGGATTTTCCCACTGACAAAACTACATCAGATTTGAGTGATTTCTTAGACAATGACGATGTCGACGAAGAACTGACAACAATGGTGGAAACCCATATGAAGCGTTTTTTCAATCTAGCTCGTTTTTTGGAGAATGCATACTATAACATTTTTCCAGACAGCAAGAAGTGA
- the LOC124484505 gene encoding cysteine-rich hydrophobic domain-containing protein 2 isoform X2: MLMFCFGLKPTDVNCCRTVGFYERCLTLLHCFVNGKDIVYGGIVSLPAPHPGSARPSRAMMEDFDEIYEEEEEEEEDEDRAAEEQLLKYAPDPVVVRGSGHVTVFGLSNKFESEFPSALTGKLAPEEFKASINRVNGCLRKTLPVNVRWLLCGCLCCCCTLGFSLWPVICLSKRTRRSIEKLLEWENCRLYHKLCLHWRLSKRKCETNNMMEYVILIEFLPKIPIFRPD; encoded by the exons ATGTTGATGTTTTGTTTTGGACTGAAGCCTACTGATGTGAACTGTTGTCGGACGGTGGGATTTTATGAGCGTTGTCTTACATTGCTGCATTGCTTTGTTAACGGGAAGGATATTGTTTACGGCGGCATCGTGTCTCTCCCGGCGCCTCACCCGGGAAGTGCGAGACCGAGTCGAGCGATGATGGAGGACTTTGATGAGATATacgaagaagaggaggaggaagaagaggacgaGGACAGGGCCGCGGAGGAACAGCTACTAAAGTATGCCCCGGACCCTGTGGTGGTGCGGGGATCCGGCCACGTCACTGT GTTCGGGCTCAGCAACAAATTTGAGTCAGAGTTCCCTTCGGCACTTACAGGGAAG CTGGCACCAGAAGAGTTCAAGGCCAGCATCAACCGTGTGAATGGCTGCCTGAGGAAGACTCTGCCAGTGAACGTGCGCTGGCTGCTTTGTGGCTGCCTCTGCTGCTGTTGCACGTTGGGCTTCAGTCTGTGGCCTGTCATCTGTCTCAGCAAGAGG ACGCGGAGATCCATAGAGAAGCTGCTGGAATGGGAGAACTGCAGATTGTACCACAAG TTGTGTTTGCACTGGAGACTTAGCAAGAGGAAGTGTGAAACCAACAACATGATGGAATAC GTTATCCTAATAGAGTTCCTACCCAAGATTCCCATCTTCAGACCGGACTAG